The Kineothrix sp. IPX-CK genomic interval ACGAAGAGCATCAATCAGAAATTTAGGGTTAAAGCCAATCATAATATCTTTTCCCTTTTTATCGATGTCTATTTCTTCGTTCATGCTTCCTACCGTAGAATTGATCTTAAGCTCCATCATACCATCGATTATATTTATAATAATAGGTTTCTTATCTCCTTCTTTCACGAGAAGAGTAGCTCTGTCGATACAATTTAAAAATTCTTTCTTGTTAATTCTTACCTTCGTCTCATAATCACTGGAAAGCATTTGATCTATTTTGAAATACTCTCCTTCAATCAGGCGGGAAACCACAGTAGTACTTTCGAATTCAAATACGATATGTTTGTCCGTAAAGAAGATATGTACGTCTTCCTCCATTCCACCAGACAGTATCTTGCTTATCTCATTTAACGTCTTGCCGGGAACTACTACTTTTTTAGGCATATAAAAATTCTTCAGTCCAATTTTTCTTATGGATATTCTGTGACCATCCAGAGAAACTACCTTCAAAATATCCTCGTTAATTTCAAATAATTCACCTGTCATCAGTTTATTGCTGTCATTATCAGAAATAGAAAATATAGTCTGTCTGATCACTTCTTTCAAGGTGAACTGGGAAACAATGATAGAATCTATCTTTTCGATAGAAGGCAGGTAGGAAAAATCATCTCCTGACTTTCCAATAATATTAAACTTAGCTTTTTCGCAAGTAATGGTAGTCTTATAAGAAGAATCCGTTACAATAGTTATATCGTTATCGGGAAGCTTTCTTACTATCTCTAAAAAAATCCTGGCATCCAAAGCTATCAAGCCTTTTTCCACTATATTTCCTTCAATCAAGGTCTCTATACCGAGTTCCATATCATTGGCGATCAGTTTAATGTTTCCTCCCCTTGCATCGATGAGAATACATTCGAGAATAGACATCGTCGTTTTATTAGGAACAGCCTTCGATACGATTTGTACTCCGTTAAGCAGATTTGATTTTGAACAAACTAATTTCATTTGTGTATAACTCCCTTCCTGAAAAGATGAAAAATTTGATTTGCCGAAAACCGGTTAATATATAAAGAATTTAATAATATAAATAATAATAGTTGTTGATATGTGTATAACCTTATCTATTATACTATTTTTCAGTAAAAAAAGAAATCATAATATATGTGAAAAACTAAATATAACTTTTGGATAACATGTGAATTATTCACATCTCTTTTTTTGAAGCATAAAATTAAATCTTATACTCATAAAAATATCAACATTATAACCACATAATAATAAACATAAGATTGTGGAAAGCTATTATGAAATCTATGAAGGATTAATTTTTTTTCTTATGATTTCTATTTTATTTTTGAGTTCTTCGTTTGTTTTAATTTCCTCTGTAATCTTATTAACTCCGTGGATAATTGTGGTATGATCTTTTTTGCCAAGTATCTTACCTATATTTTGATAAGAGGTATCTGTCATGCTGCGGCAAAGATACATAACTACCTGCCTCGGTTCCACAAACTCAGAATTACGTTTTTTGGAGGTTATATCCTCAGCATTTACTCCGAATTGTTCCGAAACTACATTAATAATAAAGGAAGGACTTATTTCTTTCGGTTTGTCAGGATAAATAATATCTTTTAGAGCTTCCTCCGCAATATCAAGAGTGATATCTACATTATTTAATTTGGAAAAAGCAATAATCTTATTAAAAGCACCTTCTAATTCTCTGATGTTGGACTTTATATTCGTAGCTATATATTTGAAGATTTCATTATCTACTTCTTTACTGTAGCTTTCCGCATTTTTCTTAAGTATTGCCATTCTGGTCTCATAATCGGGGGGCTGAATATCCGCAATAAGTCCCCATTCAAATCTGGAACGAAATCTTTCTTCCAAAGTTTCCATTTCTTTAGGAGGCTTATCTGAGGAGAGAATGATCTGCTTCCCGGAAGCATGGAGTACATTAAAGGTATGGAAGAATTCTTCCTGTGTACTTTCTTTTCCTATAATAAACTGTACATCATCAATAAGCAGCACATCTACAGTCCTGTATTTTTCCCTGAGCTTCGTCATGGCCGCAGCGTTACCGCTCCTTATGGATTCAATTACTTCGTTGGTAAATTGTTCCGAGGTAACGTAAAGTACTTTCATATTAGGATTCTGATTAAGGATAAAATGTCCGATGGAGTGCATGAGGTGAGTCTTACCCAATCCGGCGCCTCCGTATAAATAGAGGGGATTATACGCTTCTCCGGGAGATTCGGCCACTGCGAGGGAAGCGGAATGAGCAAATTTATTATTGCTTCCTACCACGAAGGTATCGAATCTGTACTTTGGATTCAGATTAGCTTTCTCGTAATTAATGTTGTATTGAGGCTTCAAAGCCATAGAATCTTCGTTTTCATCCACATCTTTTTCCAATATAAAAGAAATGTCATATTCATGATCCATCATTTCCGTAATGGTTACTTGAAAATAACTCTTATATTTGTTTGTTATGTAGCTGAGAGCATGAGCTTGGTCGGAAGGAATCAAAATAGTGACCACATCATTCTCCACACTGTAAAAATTGAGGTTAGCTACCCATGTATTATAAGAAATATTAGATAAATCATATTCTTTTTTTATCGTTTGTTTAATTAATTCCCAGTTTTCTTTAATAGAATCCATGAAATGCCTCCGGTTTAATAAGTAAAGCATACTATTTTGATAGTAATACTATCTTAGTAGTATTGGTATTCTTTAAGCGATAATACCTCATTTATATCTTAATATAAATAATACAAAATTTCAAATGGTTAATTTTATGAACGGGTTTATGCACATCTTGTGGATAATTAAGGGGAATAAAGTATGATTTTGAAATAAAAGTTAACATAGAATTTTATACGTTCCAAAGCCTTGTGTATAACTCTAAAAATAATTATTAACATGAGTAAATATCGATTATTAGAGGATTTATTAAGTTAATTCACTATGTTTTCACATAATATCAAGGTGTTATCCACATTTTATACACAATATGTGGATAGATTTATGTAAATTAAAAATTAATTTACTTCCATGTGCATAACTTTATTTTCTATCTACATTTAGTGGTTAGCTTATCTTTGAAATAACAATATGTAGTTTTAGTTAAAATCACGATTTTTTCAACGTTTTTTGGGTATTTTTAATTTATTAAATTTATGGTTATTTACTTGACGGAAACTTTTTTATCTTATATAATCGTAATGATATTTTTCCAACACGATATTAATAAAAAACTATTCGTTTACCTTATATTATAGAAGGTTTTCAAAAAGGAGGTGCACCAATTATGAAAATGACATTTCAGCCTAAAAACAGACAGAGAAAGAAAGTTCACGGTTTTAGATCCAGAATGAGTACTCCGGGCGGAAGAAAAGTATTAGCTGCCAGAAGAGCAAAAGGAAGAAAGAGATTGTCAGCATAGGCCGCAGTTTTGTGGCCTTTTTTCTCTTGTGGCGAAAAATATGAGATTTTCAGAATCATTGAAGAAAAATAACGATTTCAGAACTGTTTATAAAAGTGGTAGATCTTATGCTAATAAATATCTTGTAATGTATGTGTTGGAAAATAACAGAAATATGAACAGAATCGGAATATCGGTAAGTAAAAAAGTTGGAAACAGTGTCGTGCGCCACAGAGTTACGAGATTGTTGAGAGAAAGTTACAGACTGCATGAAAATATATTTAATGATGGATTAGATATAGTAGTCGTTGCAAGAAACAATGCGGCTTCGGCTTCTTATGCCGAGATAGAAAGCGCATTATTACATCTGGGAAAACTTCATCATATATTAAAGATATATTTTTAATGTATGTAAAGAAGTTTGATTTGATAATTGATATGAAAAAATTATTGATTTACATGATTAAGTTCTATAGAAAATATATTTCTCCTATGAAGAGAACAAAATGCCCTTATTTTCCCACTTGTTCAGAGTATGGTCTGGAAGCGGTCAGCAAATATGGCGCTTTGAAAGGTGGGCTTTTGTCGTTATGGAGAATTTTAAGGTGTAATCCCTTTTCCAAGGGAGGTTATGATCCAGTTCCGTAGAATAATTACTATTTAAAATTTATGTTATGCTTCATTAAGGAGGAGAAAAATTGTCAGGTATTATATTAACCCAGAATCAAACCTTTATTATAGGACCGGTTGCTAAGCTTCTCGGATATATAATGGAAGGAATTTTCTTCTGTTTGGACAAAATAGGTATTCCAAATATTGGTTTAGCTATTATTTTATTCACTATCGTTATTTATCTTATGATGATGCCCCTCACTATTAAGCAGCAGAAATTCTCTAAACTTTCCGCTAAGATGAATCCTGAACTTCAAGAGATTCAAGCGAAGTACAAAAATAAGAAAGACAATGAGACTGCCATGAAAATGAATGAAGAGACGCAGGCCGTGTATGCAAAATACGGTGTTTCTCCTACAGGAAGTTGTCTTCAGCTCATTATTCAGATGCCTATATTGTTTGCACTTTATCGTGTAATTTATTCTATGCCTGCTTATGTAGGTAAGATTAAGGAAGCTTTTTTCCCGTTGGTGGACAAGCTGATTTCTTCTCCGGGAAGTACGGATTTCATAAGGAACTTTAAGGAAGCTAACATGTATAGCAAACAGTTCCAATCAGATGCTTTTACTAGTGGTACTGTGGAGTATGTGCAGAATACTTTTATTGATGTACTGAATAAGGCATCTACCTCCGAATGGCTTTCTATTTCGGATAAGTTTCCTAATTTATCTACGGACGTGACTAGTACGCTTCAGACTTTGGATAGATATAATAATTTTCTTGGATTGAATATAGGAAATTCTCCTTCTTTTATAATGAAGGAAGCAATTGCTAATGGAACCTATATAATGATAGTTGCTGCTCTTGCAGTTCCTGTTCTGTCAGCTGTTACCCAGTGGATCAATACGAAGCTGATGCCTCAGCCGGATACCAGCAATAATAAGGATAATCCGATGGCTTCTTCTATGAAGACGATGAATATGATGATGCCTATTATGTCGGCATTTTTCTGTTATACTCTTCCCGCAGGTATGGGTCTATACTGGATTGCCGGTTCTGTAGTGCGAAGCGTTCAGCAGATAGTGATCAATAAGCACATTGACAAGATGGATCTGGATGAACTTATTAAAAAGAACGTAGAGAAGAGAAATAAGAAGCTTGAAAAATCAAAGGGCATTAATTTAAAGACGATTAACGATTATGCCAACATGAATACAAAGAATGTGGCGGCTAAGCAGGCGCAGCAGAATGTTTCTGGGGCTTCCTCTATGACGCAGCAGGAGAAGGATGAGGCAGTAAAGAAATCTACAGAATACTATAGCAAGAATGCAAAGTCTGGCAGCATTGCTTCCAAGGCTAACATGGTAAAACAATATAATGAAAAGAATAATAAGTAGGAGGGTATGGTCATGGAATTTATTGAGATTTCAGCAAAAACTGTAAATGATGCGATTACGGAAGCTTGTAGAAAACTTACTGTTACGAGTGATAAATTGGATTATGAAGTTGTAGAAGAAGGTTCCTCCGGATTTCTTGGAATTGGCTCAAAGCCTGCTGTTATTAAGGCTAGAGTAAAGTCCTCTGTTGATGATAAAGCGAAGATTTTCCTTACGGATGTTTTCGAAGCGATGAACCTTACAGTGGTAGTTAAAGCGAAGTACGATGAAGCTGAAAATTCATTGGATATCGACTTGAGCGGCGATGAAATGGGAGTTCTCATTGGAAAGAGAGGACAAACTCTCGATTCTCTTCAATATCTTGTATCCTTAGTAGTTAATAAAGATGCTGAAAACTATATCCGTGTGAAGGTAGATACTGAGAATTATAGACAGAGAAGAAAAGATACTCTTGAAAATCTTGCAAAAAATATGGCTTATAAGGTTAAAAGAACGAAGCGTCCGCTATCACTCGAGCCTATGAATCCTTATGAAAGAAGAATTATTCATTCTGCTTTACAGGGAGATAAATATGTGACTACCCATAGCGAAGGGGAGGAGCCTTTCCGTCGTGTAGTTGTTACTTTAAAAAAATAAAGATATATGATATAATAAACCCTTGAATCTTAACAGATTCAAGGGTTTTTAGTGTGAAAGGTAAGTCATTTAATGAATTAAAGTAAAAATGGGTAATCTTAAAGTATTAAGCTTTTAAGGAAAGCATATAAGAGGTTTATTATGAAGACAGATACTATAGCTGCTATTGCTACTGCGATGGCAGATTCCGGAATTGGAATTGTGAGGATTAGTGGTGAAGAAGCTATTGAAATTGCGGATAGGATGTTTCGAACGAAATCGGGAAAAAGGATTCTGCGTGAAGTAGTTTCTCATACTATAAATTATGGATATATTGTGGATAATTCTTCCGGTGAGAAAAATGATGTGGATGAAGGTTATCTTAAAGAAAGTAATATTGTAGATGAGGTCATGGTCGGCGTTATGAAGTCGCCTGGCAGCTATACTACGGAGGATACAGTCGAGATTAATTGTCATGGGGGTGTTCTCATGATGAATCGTATATTGGAGCTGGTAATTAAGAATGGGGCGAGAATTGCAGAGCCGGGTGAATTTACAAAAAGGGCTTTTTTAAATGGAAGAATAGATTTATCTAAAGCGGAAGCTGTCATTGATATAATTCATTCGAAGAATCAGTTCGCTTTAAAAAGTTCTGTGAGTCAATTAAAGGGTTCGGTGTCGGAAGTAGTTAAGGGGCTCCGTCAGGAGCTTATTTATGAAATTGCTTTTATAGAATCCGCTTTGGATGATCCGGAGCATATTAGTCTGGAGGGATATGGGGAAAGGCTTTATGAAAAGACGGATAATATTATTTCGAAGTTAAAAAAACTGCTTGATTCTGCTGATAACGGCATGATGCTTAAAGAAGGGATTAATACTGTAATTGTCGGTAAACCTAATGCAGGTAAGTCTTCTCTTCTGAATCTTCTTGTGGGAGAAGAAAAGGCAATTGTTACCGATGTTGCTGGTACTACCAGAGATGTCCTGGAAGAATCCATAAAGCTTCACGGTATAAGTTTGAATATTATAGATACTGCGGGTATTCGCTATACTGAAGATGTGGTGGAAAAAATTGGTGTGGAAAGGGCAATAAAGTATGCTTCTTCTGCAGATTTAGTTATTTTTGTGGTGGATGCTTCTCTGCCTTTGGATGAGAGTGATAATCATATCATTCAAATGATTGCCGGTAAGAAAACGATAATTCTTTTGAATAAGACAGATTTGGATGAGGTAACTACGGAAGATATTTTATCTGCTGAAATAAGGGCTGTGGATAAAGCTGTAGATGCTTCTCATATTAGGATTATAAAGACTTCTACAAAGGAAAATATAGGAATCGATTTATTGGAGAAGGCTATTAAGGATATGTTTTTCCAAGGGGAGATATCCTTTAATGATGAAGTATTCATTACGAATATGAGGCATAAGGAAGCAATTATGAATGCTTATGAAGATATGCTTCAGGTAAGGCGAAGTTTGGAGGATGGTATGCCTGAAGATTTTTATTCCATCGACTTGATGAGCTCTTATTCTTCTTTGGGTACTATAATAGGAGAGGAAGTCGGAGAAGATTTAGTAAATGAGATATTTTCAAAGTTTTGTATGGGAAAATAACGAAAGAAGGAAATAGAATGTTTGAAAGCAGTATAAAAGAAAAAGTGGATGTTTGTGTAGTGGGGGCCGGACATGCCGGATGTGAAGCTGCTTTGGCTTGTGCACGGCTTGGACTTGAAACCGTTATTTTTACTGTCAGTGTTGACAGTATTGCTCTTATGCCATGCAATCCAAATATAGGAGGTTCTTCTAAAGGGCATTTGGTAAGAGAAATAGATGCTCTCGGAGGAGAGATGGGAAAAAATATAGATAAGACTTTCATTCAGTCTAAAATGTTGAATGTGTCTAAAGGTCCGGCAGTTCATTCCCTTAGAGCTCAGGCAGATAAGGCAGAATATTCCAGACTTATGAGAAAGGTTTTGGAGAATCAGGATCATCTTACGATTAAACAGGCAGAGGTATGTGAACTGGTTATAGAGGATAACCGGATTGTGAGTATAAAAACCTTTACGGGTGCAATTTATGAATGTAAGGCAGCAATTCTTTGTACGGGTACTTATTTGAAAGCCAGATGTCTTTGCGGAGAGAGTATTACTTATACAGGACCTAATGGATTGCAGGCAGCTAATCATTTGACGGATTCTTTGAGAAATCTTGGAATAGAGATAAGAAGATTTAAGACGGGAACTCCTGCCAGAATGGATAAGAGAAGTTTGGACTTTTCAAAGATGGAGGAGCAGTTTGGAGATGAAAGAGTGGTTCCTTTTTCTTTTTCAACTAATCCGGAGGATGTACAGATAGATCAGGTTTCTTGCTGGTTGACGTATACGAACCAGAATACTCATGAAATCATACGCGGAAATTTGGACCGCTCTCCTATTTATGCGGGGATTATTGAAGGAACCGGGCCCAGGTATTGTCCTTCTATTGAAGATAAGGTAGTAAAGTTTGCGGATAAAGAAAGACATCAGGTATTTATCGAACCGGAAGGGCTTCATACTAATGAGATGTATGTAGGAGGAATGTCTTCTTCTCTTCCGGAGGATGTGCAGCTTGCTATGTATCGTACGGTGCCTGGAATGGAAAATTGCAGGATAGTGAGAAATGCTTATGCAATAGAATATGATTGTATTAATCCGAGACAGTTATATCCTACTTTGGAGTTCAAAAATATAAAGGGGCTTTTCAGCGCCGGTCAATTTAATGGAAGCAGTGGATATGAAGAAGCGGCGGCTCAGGGATTAATTGCCGGAATTAATGCAGCTCTTTCTATTCAGAATAAAGGACAGCTTGTAATAGATCGTTCGGAAGCATATATAGGTGTATTGATTGACGATTTAGTGACTAAGGAAAGTTTTGAACCTTACAGGATGATGACCTCGAGGGCAGAGTATAGATTAATTCTTCGTCAGGATAATGCAGATCTTCGTCTTAGGGAAAAAGGTTATAAGGCAGGGCTTATTTCAGAGGAAGCTTATAAAGCTGTTATAGATAAGAGGGAGTTGATAAATAAAGAGATCCATCGTCTTAAAAATACGATTGTCGGAGCATCGAAAAATATTCAGGAGTTTTTATCTTCCAAAGAAAGTTCTACTTTAAAGACCGGAACAAATATGTCTGAGTTAATATGCAGGCCGGAGCTTTCATATGAGATTTTATCTGAAATCGATGTGAACAGACAACCTTTACCTGCAGGTGTTATTGAGCAGGTAGAGATAGAGATTAAATATGAGGGTTATATTTCCCGTCAGATGAGGCAGGTAGAGCAGTTTAAGAAGATGGAAAAAAAGAAGATTTCCTCTGATCTGGATTATAACGATATAAAAAGCCTTCGCCTGGAGGCGCGTCAGAAGTTGATTTCTTATAAGCCGGTATCTGTTGGTCAAGCTTCCAGAATTTCGGGGGTTTCTCCTGCGGATATTTCTGTGCTGCTTATTTATTTGGAACAGTTTAATAAAAATAATAATCGAGTTTAAAAAGGGAATGGTTTGATATGTTTGAAGATGATTTGAGGGAATTTGGAATATACTTGAGCGATGTACAAAAGTCTCAGTTTATGCAGTATTATGAGCTTTTGGTCGAATGGAACTCTTTTATGAATCTGACGTCGATTACTGATTATGATGAGGTTATGAAGAAGCATTTTATTGATAGTCTTTCTATTGTTAAGGCATTCAATTACATGAATGAAAATTTTGTTGGTAAATCGGGTTTTTCTTTAAGTGATATGAGATTTGATATGATTGATATAGGAACGGGTGCAGGTTTTCCGGGTATTCCTTTGAAGATTGTTTTTCCTGATATTAAGATTACCCTGTTGGATTCTCTTCAGAAGAGGATTAAATTTTTGGATGAGGTAATAGATAAGTTAGGCCTTTCAGGTATTGATACCCTTCATGGACGTGCTGAGGATTATGCTAAGCCGGATAAACTGAATAAATATGGAACACTTAGAGAAAAATATGATTTGTGCGTATCCAGGGCAGTAGCTAATCTCTCTACTCTTTCAGAGTTATGTCTTCCTTTTGTGAAAAAAGATGGTTTTTTTATTTCTTATAAGTCGGAAAAACTGACGGATGAGTTGAAAGAAGCCGGAAAGGTAATATCCTTGCTTGGTGGAGAGGTGGAGGATCAGATATATTTTAAACTTCCTGATTCCGATATTAATAGAAATCTTCTTATTATAAGAAAAGTAAAAAATACACCGGAAAAGTTTCCCAGAAAGGCGGGACTTCCGGTAAAGGAACCTATAAAGTAAGAAATAGTTGAAATAATCTGAATATAATATATGAAGGAGATTTATGAAAACTTTAAAGATTAATATAGGGAGCATACCTGCTGTTATATGGGGTGAAAAGTCAGATAAAGTATATATTTTTGTTCATGGAAAGATGTCTTGCAAAGAAAGTGCCGGGTTGTTTGCAAAGATTGCTGAGGAAAAAGGTTATCAGACGATTAGCTTTGATTTGCCTGCTCACGGTGAACGGCAGGGGGAGAAGAGAAAGTGTGATATTTGGAATGGTAAAGAGGATTTGAAAGAAGTGGGCGATTATGTTTTTTCAAAGTGGGAAAGAATATCTCTTTTCGGCTCCAGCTTAGGAGCTTTTTTTAGTTTACATGCGTATAGGGATAGGAAATTCGAAAATTGTTTGTTTCAATCACCTATTTTAGATATGGAATATCTTATTCATCAGATGTTTATTTGGTTTGATGTTTCGGAACCTATATTGGAGGAGAAAAGAGAGATTGAAACACCCGTTGATATTTTGTCGTGGGATTATTATACTTTTGTAAAAGAAAATCCTATTGTAAAGTGGAATGTACCCACACATATTTTATATGGGTTGAAGGATAATTTGCAAAGTTTGAAGGTTATAGAAGATTTCACAAAGAAATTTTGCAGTGTTATTACTGTTTCGGAAAACAGTGAACATCCTTTTATGGATGAAAGTGACGCACCGGTTGTAGAGAATTGGATGAGAGCCAATATATAAAGAAATCCAAATGAAGCCATGGTTTAAATGTGAAAGGGTTCATTTGGATTTTCATTATGTGATAGGAAAGTGTGCAGAGCACATTTTTGTCTTACTATGAAGTCAGAAAAACATCAATATACCCATATGTCTTCTCCGGCGCTTCCATGTGGGGAAGAAGCTTTGTATAAGGAATATATGAAGCTTCAATTGCGCTGTTATAGTACATATAATTTTCTAATGATGTATGAATATTTTCTTTTCCGTTTCCACCGATGAGATATATGCTGTTATTGACTTCCTTTAAGGCGTGTATAATATTGGTATTGATATATTTTCCCATGTAACTGGAAAAAGCATATTTTGAGGTGTAGTCAGGAAGGTGTGCTGCTTCCAGGTAAGCGGAAATATCCTTTTCTTCTATATTTAGTTTATTGTAAAAGTATTCTTCTCTAAAGGATTTTTCAATTGATGCCCTATTAGTAAGCATGTTATAGATAAAGGTTCCAATAACGGGTACGTCGAGTAATAATTTAAAAGCTTTCGTCTGCTTGGATGGGATCTGGTTGGAATCATAAAGATTCTGGGGGTTGATGAAAATCATTTTGTCAACTGCTTCCGGATCGTTGTGGCAAGCCATTAATATAATGGGTGCAGAATCTCCAGTAGCTATTATGTCTGTCTTTTTACCAATAATATTTTTTATGAAATCGATAATAAGCTGCACATATAGATAATTGGTATAGGTCATATTCGGTTTATCCGACAGACCGTATCCTAATAAATCGATGGAATACACTTCGTGATCCTTCGCCAGCATGTCCGTGATTTTACTAAATTCATAAAGAGAGCTTCCTACTTTTAAGTCGTGGATAAGCAGCAAGGGGGAACCTTCTCCTTTTTTTGTATAACGTATCTTGCCGAATCTCCATTCGTAATAGTTATTCTTCGGATAACGAAGGTGATTTTTGGCGATGTATATGGTATAGTAAACTCTGTTTATAATATGAATTACAACAGTAGCAAGTCCTGACAAAATTAAGAGGTGTTTTAATTTCTGCTTCATATAGTGAACCATGTCCTTCCCATAGTTTTATTTTTGATTTACATTTTTATTGTATTATATTTGCAAAGTGATTACAAATAAAATTGTTAAAATGTCTTTTCATAGTATTTATTTTATTATATTATATCAATAGTGATTTTTTGAAGCAATCATTTTACAAAATATTAATAAGATGTGGTATAATATAGTTTAGTAAATTTTTGGTATTGTATGGGGACTCTGGATGCTGAATGAATTATATGTAAATTTAAAAGAAATGTATAATGGTTTTTTTAAAGAACAACAAGAATTACAGGATATGCTAGAGAACAATAAGAATCGAATTTCACAGATTGATAATTATTTGCATGAACATGATGCAGATTTATGGAGAACTGAGAAGATTAATATTGAAAATGATAATCAGTATTATTATCGAAAGATTGATGTTCTAGCCGATAGAATAAAAATTTTGGGTACCGCATTAAATCTTCTTGATAAAATTTCTATTGCTGAATATGATAAGTCGGATATTGATTTGGACAAGCATTTGAGATGTAATCAAAAAAATATTGGCGAGCAACGTCAGATTTTGGATATACAGGAAAAAGAACGTCAGCGTATAGCTCGGGACTTGCACGATACTTCTCTTCAGAATCTTGCTTATTTAGTTCATAAGGTGGAACTTACGTCCATGTATATGGATCAGGATATTATAAAGGCAAAGCTTGAATTGGCTGCCGTAAACAAAAATCTGAAATCTGTTATTCAGGATATAAGGAATACCATTTTTGATTTAAGGCCTATGATTTTTGACGACTTAGGATTAAAGACTGCTTTTGAAAAATTAATTTATAAATTCAGAGAGTCTTCAAATTATGATATTAGATTTGAAGTAGATGAAATCGAGTGTGACAATTCTTTAGTGTTGATGACAATATATAGAATTGTTGAAGAATGTGTTAATAACGCTTTGAAGCATTCGGAGGGAAATAAAGTTGTCTTTACACTGAAAAATGAAAATGGGGGTTGTTCAATTGAGGTTAAAGATAATGGACAAAGCTTTAATTGTAATGAAGCTCTTTCTCCGGAAGAAAGACACTTTGGACTATATATTTTGAAAGAAAGAGTAGAACTTCTTTCAGGAAGTATAAATATTGATTCTAAACCGGGTAGTGGGACTGCCATACATATATTTATTCCTTTGTTGGAGATGTGAGTATATTAATATGTCTGTTTATAAATATTAAGGGGAAAATTTTGTATAAAACTTATAGTTTTTGATGGAGTGACATTATTGTGAGATTATACATTATTATATATGAAATTTTAGGATTTAGTATTTCAAGATTGAAAGATTTGTCCTGAATTGAAAGGAGTAATATTATAAAATGTCAATTAAAGTAATGTTGGTGGATGACCATATTTTGATGAGGGAGGGGATAAAAAATCTTTTGGAGTTCGATGGAAGTATTGAGGTGGTTTCAGAGGCATCGGATGGTGTTGAATGTTTGAGCAATCTAAAGAATATAACGCCTGATATTATTTTGTTAGATATTAATATGCCTGGCAAAAATGGTATAGAGGTATTGACTGAGATTAAGAGGAGAAATATATTTGTAAAAATATTAATGCTGACGGTACATAATGAAGTTGAATATTTGTTGAAGGCGATAGATATTGGAGCTGATGGATATATATTGAAGGATACTGAATCTGCAGAATTGAAACGTGCTA includes:
- a CDS encoding sensor histidine kinase, with protein sequence MLNELYVNLKEMYNGFFKEQQELQDMLENNKNRISQIDNYLHEHDADLWRTEKINIENDNQYYYRKIDVLADRIKILGTALNLLDKISIAEYDKSDIDLDKHLRCNQKNIGEQRQILDIQEKERQRIARDLHDTSLQNLAYLVHKVELTSMYMDQDIIKAKLELAAVNKNLKSVIQDIRNTIFDLRPMIFDDLGLKTAFEKLIYKFRESSNYDIRFEVDEIECDNSLVLMTIYRIVEECVNNALKHSEGNKVVFTLKNENGGCSIEVKDNGQSFNCNEALSPEERHFGLYILKERVELLSGSINIDSKPGSGTAIHIFIPLLEM
- a CDS encoding response regulator transcription factor, whose protein sequence is MSIKVMLVDDHILMREGIKNLLEFDGSIEVVSEASDGVECLSNLKNITPDIILLDINMPGKNGIEVLTEIKRRNIFVKILMLTVHNEVEYLLKAIDIGADGYILKDTESAELKRAINYIIQGENYIQPSLIPALNSRLVNRDMDKEKIDSLTRRELEVLIQVSNGMFNKEIANSLDISERTVKNHISNIFKKIEVNDRTQAAVFAIKNNLIQLY